A window of Cryptomeria japonica chromosome 3, Sugi_1.0, whole genome shotgun sequence contains these coding sequences:
- the LOC131068586 gene encoding protein RALF-like 19: MVADSKTCVGVLLVLLLLMVDLENSVGSTGVMLGDENAMKIPLVYSKKSCDGSMGNCLGDEENKRRVISYDALEGDRVPCSKIGHSYYHCGESGQANPYKRSCTKITHCARDTN, translated from the coding sequence ATGGTCGCGGATTCGAAAACGTGTGTGGGCGTACTGCTGGTGCTGCTGCTTTTAATGGTGGATTTGGAGAACTCTGTGGGTTCTACGGGCGTTATGTTGGGAGACGAAAATGCCATGAAAATTCCTTTGGTTTATTCGAAGAAGAGTTGTGATGGGTCGATGGGGAACTGTTTGGGTGATGAGGAAAATAAGAGGAGGGTGATAAGCTATGATGCGCTGGAAGGGGATAGAGTGCCGTGCAGTAAGATTGGTCATTCTTATTATCACTGTGGGGAGTCTGGGCAGGCAAATCCTTACAAGAGGTCATGCACTAAGATTACTCATTGTGCAAGGGATACTAACTGA
- the LOC131068598 gene encoding protein RALF-like 33, translating to MVVGSRPCTGIVLVFLLFMADLGISVGSADVLWGEEDVLKISSFYSKKNCHGSVGECYLDEEMDMDPVINKGMLATNKYISYDALLPDRVPCPKTGNSYYNCGISAEANPYRKSCTMITRCERQTY from the coding sequence ATGGTCGTGGGTTCGAGACCGTGCACGGGCATAGTGCTGGTGTTTCTGCTTTTCATGGCGGATTTGGGGATATCTGTGGGTTCTGCCGACGTTTTGTGGGGAGAAGAAGATGTCCTGAAAATTTCTTCGTTTTATTCCAAGAAGAATTGTCATGGGTCAGTCGGGGAATGTTATCTTGACGAAGAAATGGACATGGATCCGGTAATTAACAAGGGCATGTTGGCGACGAACAAGTACATAAGCTATGATGCCCTGCTGCCTGATAGAGTGCCGTGCCCCAAGACGGGTAATTCTTATTATAACTGTGGGATATCTGCAGAGGCAAATCCTTACAGGAAGTCTTGCACTATGATTACTCGCTGTGAAAGGCAAACTTactga